The Papaver somniferum cultivar HN1 chromosome 6, ASM357369v1, whole genome shotgun sequence genome segment GAGGGTGAGTCTGAGAATATCTTGGCCTGGGAACTCAAACACCTCTATTTTTTTCGTGAAGGACTAACTTATAAATGTGTTCAGGCCCTAGATATGGTGCTAGAGTCTTACTTTGAGGGTCGATTATTCAAAAACAAAGTCTGGGTTGGGACAGTTGAAGGTTAAAAAATCTGTGAAATTTCTAGATAATTTCTAATAGCATGTTGAGTTATACCATGTTAGCTGAATGGTTAGTATTATGCAGGATTGCCTGTGTATTTCATTGAGCCCCTTCATCCAGCGAAATTCTTTTGGAGAGGGCAGTTTTATGGGGAACATGACGACTTCAAACGTTTCTCATATTTCAGTCGAGCAGCACTTGAATTAATTCTCCAAGCTGGCAAGAAACCGGATATAATCCACTGCCATGATTGGCAGACGGCTTTCGTGGTAAGGACTAATAGCTTTCAGAATCATAAACAAAACTGTAGGCTTTTATTTCATAAACCCTTTTTCTCGTAATGCCCCTTGACGTTTGTCTTGCTGTTTGTTCTATAAATCCAGGCACCACTTTACTGGGATCTGTATGTGCCCAAAGGTCTCAATTCAGCAAGAATTTGTTTTACATGTCACAACTTTGAATATCAGGGTACATCAAATGCTTCAGAGTTGGGATCCTGCGGGCTTGATGTCCACCAACTAAATAGACCAGATAGGATGCAGGATCATTCAGCTCATGACAGGGTCAATCCTGTTAAGGTAGATGCTCTTTTGGGGTAGTATTTATTGAAACACTTTTAAACAAGTGCCCTTTTTTTCCAAAGTGTATCTGTATTTCAGGGTGCAGTTGTGTTCTCTAATATCGTAACAACAGTGTCTCCAACATATGCTCAAGAGGTCCGGAGTGTTGAGGTTGGCCTTCCGTCTCTtaaattttattgttgtctcGTTCTGTTGTTTCTTAAGTATTTTTTGGCATCTTATTATTATTACTTAATGTTATGTTACTGACATAAGTACGCCAATGCCTTCTTCTTTTAAAGCAAGAAAAAGAGGCAAGAAAAGTATTTAAAAACTCTAAGAAATACcagtaacaaaagaaaaaaaactctcgTTTGCtttatttcttcttcctcttactctctttttttttctcattttttctaCATCTTATTTTATTATCCATCCAAGTTTGAAAAAAAGGTGAAAATATTTGCATTCTGAAGGTTTTGGGCTTTAACGCTGCCTGGGGCGCCCAGCCGATTAGTGATAAATTGCCCCATTTCGGGTGCCCATTTCATTAGGCGGAAAACGCCAAACTATGTCGGTCCGGGCATAGTCCTGCCTAGTGGAAAATTGCCCATTTTTGTTACACTGAGGCAGCATAAATTCATGCTTCCATGTCTCCTTATATCATTTTCCCTTTTGTGTCAAGGGAGGACGAGGACTTCATTCAACAATAAATTCTCATTCCAAAAAATTCGTCGGAATTCTGAATGGAATCGATACAGATGCATGGGATCCTTCCACTGATACGTTTCTCAAAGTTCAGTATAATGCTGACGATCTTCAGGGGAAAGTAGAAAATAAGAAGGTTCTAAGAGAAGAACTGAAACTCTCATCTGCTGATTCCAGGCAGCCACTGGTAAAAAAAATTCCTGAATAGTTGCTATTCTGCTCACTCTATGGCCTATAACTTTAAACGTTTATGAAAGCTAACAAGAATACTATAAGAAAGAACTTAAGAATGACGACTGTTGAAATGTCACCTTATGATTGAATTCGCTAATGTAGTATAGTAGCCTATTTTATACTATAATTATTACATATGCCATTGAATCTTGTTAATATTCTGATATGAGTTCGTACATATAATGGTTTTTTGAGTTTCTACTTACACTCTTTATATTGACTTCTTACATTTAATCAAACTAGGTTGGTTGCATTACAAGATTGGTTCCGCAGAAGGGAGTTCATCTGATTAGGCATGCTATATATCGGACATTGGAATTAGGAGGGCAGTTTGTACTTCTTGGTTCAAGCCCGGTAGATCATATTCAAGTAATATTTTCTATACCCCAATCAATTTGAATGCTTACAACCTCTAGTCCCTCTAGTCTGATTCATTTATCTACTTTTTACTTGTTTCCTGCTGGAATTTGATATGGTTTGGCTCATCAAAATTTCTTGATATGATTTTTCTTCCGTCAAGAACCTTCTAAACTTTAGAAAATGTTTATCCATCAATGATGAAACTGCATTGATGAAATTGATATCAGCAGCGTCAACCAATCAATAGTTCGTTCAGTTTGTTCGATACCGTTCTCTTTGATTTTATACTAGGAGAAAGAGGTACCTTTGGCGATTTCTTTGAACCTGTTACTCATTTCAATGATTCCATGTTGCATTGTAGAGGGAATTCGAGGGTATTGCAAACCACTTCCAGAATCACCCCCATGTTCGGTTGATATTAAAGTATGACGAGGCTCTGTCGCACTCCATTTATGCTGCTTCTGATATGTTCATTATTCCTTCCATATTTGAGCCATGTGGTCTTACACAGGTAGAATCTTCACTCTGTACTCTGTAAAAATCAATAGAACATGAAGGTCCTATCGAACAATTCAAAAGAAAAGCAATAGCAATATCTATTTGACAGTAAAAGCAAATCTATCAGGTTCCTAGGATATTTTGAATATCCTTGATAAGTCATCTACCCAACTTCCTTCCTATCCATGTACTCATGTCAAAACAAAAGTATATCTTCGCTTTGGAATTGTTGCCGAGCTTTATATGATTTTGAATCTTGGGTTTCTCCTAATGTTTTCTAGATGATTGCAATGAGATTTGGTTCTGTACCTATTGTAAGAAAAACCGGGGGGCTTAACGACAGGCAAGTTATTCAGTTTGTTAACATTTCTTCATACTCGTTGTGATATTCTCCTTATGTTGAAAGGTGTTTTTTGCCAAGAAACTTTCTTAAGATTCTTCATTATTTATGTTCATCTGCAGTGTTTTTGATGTTGACGATGATTCCATCCCAGCTCAATTACGCAACGGTTTTACATTTGTAAATCAGGATGAGAAGGTAATGAAGGTTTCTCTAACAAATAACATTTACCACGTTTGCTATGTCATCCTTCTACTTTCTTCATTCACTATTCTGACGCTGTTTTCGTAACAACTTTCAAAAGGCACTAAGCAGTGCATTGGATCGAGCATATAACCTATACACGATGAACAATCAGAAATGGCAGCAACTTGTTCAGAGAAACATGAAAATTGATTTCAGTTGGGATTCTTCAGCTTCAGAGTACATCGAACTTTACGAGAAATCTGTTGCTAGAGCAAGGGTAGCAAATCGTGCTTTACCGCTTCCGTGATTCTtacattcttttatcaataagagAACCCACAAGGCACTGGAAAGCCAAACCTTGTTATCCGTTGGAGGGCATACGGTGGTGGACCTGGTGGTTATGATTAGTCATAGTTCTAACAATTTCATTGAATGAAATCACTAAATacacaatttttttcttcttcccgtGCGTTATATCAATCTGATGTAATAAATGACCATGTACATAAAGGCTCGGACATGATGTGAAGGTTTGGCAAGAAATAGTGCAATTTTCTTTTGTAAATTCACATATACTAacattttaaaataaataaatagttccCTTCGTCTGTAatcttttcattttaattttttataGTCCATATTTCTAGAATTATCCTTTGATtgtattaaatttggttttagtaaaaaaaaaaatgtataattt includes the following:
- the LOC113287420 gene encoding probable starch synthase 4, chloroplastic/amyloplastic isoform X5, yielding MIRNSEKTFADIMLLNQARIRALEELDKTVTEKESLQGEMNVLEMKLAETDARMKVAAQAKIHAEHLERQLERLKDELSDRGVSEENYIDVTEDNNELLTKEALMLQNRRFTSLSEELRSLRKENIFLKDDVQKLKEELTNVKETDYRVLALENERSSLDAALKDLESKLVVAQEDVAKLSILKFECKDLWDKVGSLQKLLDKTTKQANQAISLLQQNSELRKKVDRLEESLEEASVYKLSSEKLNKYNELMQQKIQIMEERLQKSDQEIHSHVQLYQESVMEFQDILNNLKEESKKRAVDEPMDDLPWIFWSCLLLKIDGWFLEKKISFNDAKLLREMAWKRDRRIHNAYMDCKDKIESEVLSTFLKLISSESRSTGLHIIHIAAEMAPVAKVGGLGDVVSGLSKALQKKGHLVEVILPKYDCMQNDRIGDMRALDMVLESYFEGRLFKNKVWVGTVEGLPVYFIEPLHPAKFFWRGQFYGEHDDFKRFSYFSRAALELILQAGKKPDIIHCHDWQTAFVAPLYWDLYVPKGLNSARICFTCHNFEYQGTSNASELGSCGLDVHQLNRPDRMQDHSAHDRVNPVKGAVVFSNIVTTVSPTYAQEVRSVEGGRGLHSTINSHSKKFVGILNGIDTDAWDPSTDTFLKVQYNADDLQGKVENKKVLREELKLSSADSRQPLVGCITRLVPQKGVHLIRHAIYRTLELGGQFVLLGSSPVDHIQREFEGIANHFQNHPHVRLILKYDEALSHSIYAASDMFIIPSIFEPCGLTQMIAMRFGSVPIVRKTGGLNDSVFDVDDDSIPAQLRNGFTFVNQDEKALSSALDRAYNLYTMNNQKWQQLVQRNMKIDFSWDSSASEYIELYEKSVARARVANRALPLP
- the LOC113287420 gene encoding probable starch synthase 4, chloroplastic/amyloplastic isoform X6 produces the protein MIRNSEKNIMLLNQARIRALEELDKTVTEKESLQGEMNVLEMKLAETDARMKVAAQAKIHAEHLERQLERLKDELSDRGVSEENYIDVTEDNNELLTKEALMLQNRRFTSLSEELRSLRKENIFLKDDVQKLKEELTNVKETDYRVLALENERSSLDAALKDLESKLVVAQEDVAKLSILKFECKDLWDKVGSLQKLLDKTTKQANQAISLLQQNSELRKKVDRLEESLEEASVYKLSSEKLNKYNELMQQKIQIMEERLQKSDQEIHSHVQLYQESVMEFQDILNNLKEESKKRAVDEPMDDLPWIFWSCLLLKIDGWFLEKKISFNDAKLLREMAWKRDRRIHNAYMDCKDKIESEVLSTFLKLISSESRSTGLHIIHIAAEMAPVAKVGGLGDVVSGLSKALQKKGHLVEVILPKYDCMQNDRIGDMRALDMVLESYFEGRLFKNKVWVGTVEGLPVYFIEPLHPAKFFWRGQFYGEHDDFKRFSYFSRAALELILQAGKKPDIIHCHDWQTAFVAPLYWDLYVPKGLNSARICFTCHNFEYQGTSNASELGSCGLDVHQLNRPDRMQDHSAHDRVNPVKGAVVFSNIVTTVSPTYAQEVRSVEGGRGLHSTINSHSKKFVGILNGIDTDAWDPSTDTFLKVQYNADDLQGKVENKKVLREELKLSSADSRQPLVGCITRLVPQKGVHLIRHAIYRTLELGGQFVLLGSSPVDHIQREFEGIANHFQNHPHVRLILKYDEALSHSIYAASDMFIIPSIFEPCGLTQMIAMRFGSVPIVRKTGGLNDSVFDVDDDSIPAQLRNGFTFVNQDEKALSSALDRAYNLYTMNNQKWQQLVQRNMKIDFSWDSSASEYIELYEKSVARARVANRALPLP